One genomic segment of Deltaproteobacteria bacterium includes these proteins:
- a CDS encoding MvaI/BcnI family restriction endonuclease — protein sequence MKLYTKEELIQEMREIFGKGWHKSVKKTRNARNDGAVGNTLESLLHIRENNLPIPNTREWELKGQRSHTTSLITLKHIEPSPTATQIVSKLLLPQYGWKHKQAGKKYPMREMSFRSTTSATDYTKRGFKIVVDRKENKIKFIFDATRVKADDHAIALWLQSVEERVGIGPLVPEPYWGFEDLNYSIGTKIKNCFYVVADSKKEKTKEFFLYKELHILSGFSFEKFLTAIENGYVLIDFDARTGHNHGTKFRLKQGCWKDLYTDIQRAI from the coding sequence ATGAAACTCTATACAAAAGAAGAACTCATTCAAGAAATGCGGGAAATTTTCGGTAAAGGCTGGCATAAAAGTGTAAAGAAAACCCGTAATGCTCGGAATGACGGCGCCGTTGGCAATACTCTGGAATCACTCTTGCACATCAGAGAAAACAATTTGCCCATACCCAATACGCGTGAATGGGAATTGAAAGGACAAAGGTCTCACACAACGTCGTTAATTACTTTGAAACATATAGAACCCTCTCCCACTGCCACGCAGATTGTATCAAAATTATTGCTCCCTCAATATGGTTGGAAACATAAACAGGCTGGCAAGAAATATCCCATGCGTGAGATGAGTTTTCGCTCAACAACAAGCGCAACTGATTACACCAAAAGAGGCTTCAAAATAGTTGTGGACAGAAAAGAGAATAAGATAAAATTTATCTTTGATGCTACCAGAGTGAAGGCAGATGACCATGCAATAGCTTTATGGCTACAATCGGTAGAGGAACGAGTAGGGATTGGCCCTCTTGTGCCGGAACCATATTGGGGATTTGAAGATTTAAACTACTCAATCGGCACAAAAATAAAAAACTGTTTCTATGTGGTTGCTGACAGCAAAAAAGAAAAAACAAAAGAATTCTTCCTTTATAAGGAATTGCATATATTATCCGGTTTTTCTTTTGAAAAATTTCTTACGGCTATTGAAAATGGCTACGTCCTCATTGATTTTGATGCAAGGACAGGCCATAATCACGGCACTAAATTTCGTTTAAAGCAAGGCTGCTGGAAAGACCTATATACGGATATTCAGCGCGCGATTTAA
- a CDS encoding response regulator produces the protein MAYRILIIDDSPTMRQLLTFAVKRLSDVETVDAADGVDGYKKLTSGKFDLVLADINMPVMDGLKLVSIIRGNPDYKDIPIVMVTTEGGKEDREKALSLGANAYITKPIQAPNVLSVVKELLKIT, from the coding sequence ATGGCTTACAGGATACTGATAATTGACGATTCACCAACCATGAGGCAGCTTTTGACCTTTGCTGTAAAGAGGTTAAGCGACGTAGAGACTGTCGATGCAGCGGACGGGGTGGATGGTTATAAGAAGCTTACAAGTGGTAAGTTTGACCTTGTGCTGGCTGATATAAACATGCCTGTTATGGACGGTCTTAAATTAGTAAGCATCATCAGGGGCAACCCTGATTATAAGGATATCCCTATAGTAATGGTTACAACAGAGGGCGGAAAGGAAGATAGAGAAAAGGCCCTTTCCCTTGGAGCAAATGCCTACATAACCAAACCAATTCAGGCCCCCAATGTCCTATCTGTGGTAAAAGAACTGCTTAAAATAACATGA
- a CDS encoding tetratricopeptide repeat protein, which translates to MQRTWHESYELGKKTFDEKNYTEAQIYLEEVLKEKDSFADVYNMLGFIYYSAGKQADAIECFKKALKINPNYTEVSLNLSVAYNEMGEFDKARDIYAKAKDAGAGSTTSYLDPYAKGKLANMHTEIGAIYQDLGFYKEAVDEYKKAIALRPTFADIKNQLGVVYRDMRDYSKSVRELEEAININPEYIPARINLGITYYTMGHIEKAKAEWMKVLHKNPNDKKAQMYINLTTEKK; encoded by the coding sequence ATGCAAAGAACCTGGCATGAATCGTATGAATTGGGGAAAAAGACCTTTGATGAAAAAAACTATACGGAAGCCCAGATATATCTGGAAGAGGTTTTAAAGGAAAAGGACAGTTTTGCTGATGTCTACAACATGCTCGGTTTTATTTATTATTCAGCCGGCAAGCAGGCTGATGCCATAGAATGTTTTAAAAAGGCGCTTAAAATTAATCCGAATTACACCGAGGTATCTTTAAACCTATCTGTGGCATATAATGAGATGGGGGAGTTTGATAAGGCGCGGGATATTTACGCTAAGGCGAAAGATGCTGGGGCAGGAAGCACTACTTCATATCTGGACCCATATGCCAAAGGCAAGCTTGCAAATATGCATACAGAGATAGGGGCTATATATCAGGATCTCGGTTTTTACAAAGAGGCTGTTGATGAATATAAAAAGGCTATTGCATTAAGGCCTACCTTTGCGGATATAAAAAATCAATTAGGTGTTGTATACAGAGATATGCGGGATTACAGTAAATCCGTAAGAGAACTGGAAGAGGCGATAAACATAAATCCTGAATACATTCCTGCAAGGATAAATCTGGGAATTACCTATTATACAATGGGGCACATAGAGAAGGCTAAGGCAGAATGGATGAAGGTTCTTCATAAAAACCCGAACGATAAAAAGGCTCAGATGTATATAAATCTTACAACAGAGAAAAAGTAG
- a CDS encoding type IV pilus twitching motility protein PilT, which yields MELHDVLNVAVKEKASDVHIKVGLPPILRIYGTLAPVKNQERLTPDEVTKIAMRLMNDPQKETFKTTHQLDTSYSVPGLGRFRVNIFQQRGSTGIVLRVIPIAINSIDELHLPKVIEKIVGEARGLVLVTGITGSGKSTTIASMIDYINNHNTYNIITIEDPIEFLHRDKKSIINQRELGVDTRSFAEALRGALRQDPDIIMVGEMRDMETVEIALTAAETGHLVFSTLHTIDAMETINRIVAVFPPYQQKQIRIQLAGVIKGILSQRLITTKDGKGRVPAVEVLVSTARIRECIEDKEKTKEISDAIAKGYTTYGMQTFDQSIMGLLNKGFISYEEALAQASNTDDFALRVKGVTATSDEGWMEFEKSKEAPGKKEEPKIDIERF from the coding sequence ATGGAACTGCATGATGTTTTAAATGTTGCGGTCAAGGAAAAGGCGTCTGATGTGCATATAAAGGTAGGGCTTCCCCCGATATTAAGAATATACGGAACACTGGCGCCTGTAAAAAATCAGGAGAGACTTACACCCGACGAAGTAACTAAAATAGCTATGAGACTTATGAATGACCCGCAAAAAGAAACATTTAAAACAACTCATCAGCTTGACACATCTTATAGCGTGCCGGGACTTGGAAGATTCAGGGTGAATATATTCCAGCAGAGGGGCTCAACTGGGATAGTTCTCAGGGTTATACCCATAGCTATTAATTCTATTGATGAGCTTCACCTCCCAAAGGTGATTGAAAAGATAGTCGGCGAGGCAAGGGGGCTGGTTCTTGTAACCGGTATTACAGGAAGCGGGAAGTCCACAACAATAGCCTCCATGATAGACTATATCAACAACCACAATACATATAATATCATAACAATAGAAGACCCTATTGAATTTCTGCACAGGGACAAAAAATCTATAATAAACCAAAGAGAGCTTGGCGTTGACACCAGAAGCTTTGCAGAGGCTTTGAGGGGGGCGCTTAGGCAGGACCCTGATATCATAATGGTGGGAGAGATGCGGGATATGGAAACCGTTGAAATCGCGCTTACTGCCGCAGAAACAGGGCATCTGGTTTTCTCCACGCTCCACACAATAGACGCTATGGAAACCATAAACCGCATAGTTGCCGTGTTTCCGCCGTATCAGCAGAAACAGATAAGGATACAGCTTGCAGGCGTTATAAAAGGGATTCTATCCCAGAGGCTTATCACGACAAAGGACGGCAAGGGAAGGGTGCCGGCAGTTGAGGTACTGGTATCTACAGCCAGAATAAGAGAGTGTATAGAAGACAAGGAAAAAACCAAAGAGATTTCAGACGCAATTGCCAAAGGTTATACAACCTATGGAATGCAGACATTCGACCAATCCATAATGGGGCTGCTTAATAAGGGATTCATCTCTTACGAAGAGGCGCTGGCGCAGGCAAGCAACACTGACGACTTTGCCCTAAGGGTTAAGGGTGTAACCGCCACAAGCGATGAGGGATGGATGGAATTTGAAAAAAGCAAAGAAGCCCCTGGCAAAAAAGAAGAGCCAAAGATAGATATAGAAAGGTTTTAA
- a CDS encoding regulatory protein RecX, whose translation MSRKKDINYAKTIALRYLSRAPRSICEVESRLKEKGIKDDSIKETLQYLTELGYLSDETFANQWAGSKIKSRLWGKNRIIHGLKQKGISEEIIKRTIDDLGTNELDTAKLALLKWLKNKGQAPESGGQEKLRQKAGAYRHLHTKGFPADVIYDVLKERYNGTED comes from the coding sequence ATGAGCCGGAAAAAAGATATTAACTATGCCAAGACAATCGCCTTAAGGTATTTGTCCCGCGCGCCAAGGAGTATCTGTGAGGTTGAATCAAGACTTAAAGAAAAAGGCATTAAAGATGATTCAATTAAGGAAACCTTACAGTATCTTACAGAGCTTGGTTATCTGAGCGATGAGACATTTGCAAACCAGTGGGCAGGCTCAAAAATAAAATCAAGGTTGTGGGGGAAAAACAGGATAATCCACGGCCTTAAACAAAAAGGCATATCAGAAGAGATAATCAAACGGACAATAGATGATTTAGGGACAAATGAATTAGATACAGCTAAACTCGCCCTTCTTAAATGGCTTAAAAACAAGGGGCAGGCGCCAGAAAGCGGTGGGCAGGAAAAATTGAGACAAAAGGCTGGCGCATATAGACACCTTCATACAAAGGGATTTCCAGCAGATGTAATATATGATGTATTGAAGGAACGTTATAATGGGACAGAAGATTAA
- a CDS encoding outer membrane protein assembly factor BamD, with protein MKRSEVGIQRLQVTSHKSQVTSLVTIFLLFTVLSGCAATQEEIAKNNDPALLYREGAALYNDGDYNEAIDKFKQVMEGYPISPFAVDAELLLADAYYSSAQYSDAASYYVNFISLHPNHPKTAYALFQKGMSYFREVSTIDRDQASTQKALLAFNDIISLYSSSIYADKAKEMAVFLKRRLADREFYIGNFYFKDKKYKGALARFAEILKKYPDTGLSDKVLYYIGKSYIELGEKDLAMDAFSTLITNFPYSSFVQDVKNWMSDNHEG; from the coding sequence ATGAAAAGATCAGAGGTCGGAATTCAGAGGTTACAGGTTACAAGTCACAAGTCACAAGTCACAAGTTTGGTGACGATATTTTTACTGTTCACTGTCCTTTCCGGTTGTGCCGCTACACAAGAGGAGATAGCTAAAAATAATGACCCTGCCTTATTGTATAGAGAAGGCGCGGCCCTCTATAATGACGGCGATTATAATGAGGCAATAGATAAGTTTAAGCAGGTTATGGAAGGCTATCCAATAAGCCCCTTTGCTGTGGATGCGGAACTTCTTCTGGCAGACGCGTATTACAGCAGCGCCCAATACAGCGATGCAGCCTCTTACTATGTCAATTTTATCAGCCTGCACCCAAATCATCCAAAGACTGCTTATGCCCTGTTTCAAAAGGGTATGAGTTATTTCAGGGAGGTATCCACAATAGACAGGGACCAAGCCAGCACACAGAAGGCCCTTCTGGCATTCAACGATATAATTTCACTGTATTCGTCAAGCATATATGCAGATAAGGCAAAGGAGATGGCTGTCTTTTTAAAAAGACGATTGGCAGATAGGGAGTTTTACATAGGGAATTTTTATTTTAAAGATAAGAAATATAAAGGCGCATTGGCCAGGTTTGCGGAAATTTTAAAAAAATATCCTGACACCGGCCTCTCGGACAAGGTCTTGTATTATATTGGCAAATCGTATATAGAATTAGGCGAGAAAGACCTTGCAATGGACGCCTTTTCGACGCTTATTACAAATTTTCCGTATAGTTCATTCGTTCAAGATGTAAAAAACTGGATGAGTGACAATCATGAGGGGTAG
- a CDS encoding site-specific DNA-methyltransferase, with amino-acid sequence MLDNNSIDLVLTDPPYFLDKMDDRWDEKKVASTKYHHVIKSLPAGMKFDREQGKNFYEWYSKISKQILRVLKPGGFFFSFSSPRLYHRMVSAIDDTGLLIRDCFIWLYTQNQPKAMSLNHFIEKLNEDKEAINDLKKQLNGWKTPQIKSCFEPIVMAQKEPDGTFLKNFRKFNVGLLNTNVKIGRDMFPSNVVSTNKINEVVDKCFLISKPDKKEKGDFNLHRTVKPLSLCEYIINLTTYSNEAVVLDPFAGSGTTLVAAKKLGRKFIGIDINKEYIEIAKRRIKSSEVDFVQYDAVGAEKQLRILEKKVKYKKLNKCKIAKMV; translated from the coding sequence ATGCTTGATAACAATAGCATTGACCTGGTTTTGACTGACCCGCCGTATTTTTTAGACAAGATGGATGACAGATGGGATGAGAAAAAAGTGGCAAGTACTAAATATCATCATGTTATCAAATCATTGCCGGCCGGAATGAAGTTTGATAGAGAGCAAGGGAAAAATTTTTATGAGTGGTATTCCAAAATTTCAAAACAGATTTTACGAGTTTTAAAACCGGGTGGATTTTTCTTTTCATTTTCCAGCCCAAGATTGTATCACCGGATGGTCTCCGCAATAGATGATACAGGGCTTCTGATACGGGATTGCTTCATTTGGTTATATACCCAAAACCAGCCAAAGGCAATGAGTTTGAATCATTTTATAGAGAAATTAAATGAAGACAAAGAAGCTATAAATGATCTGAAAAAACAATTAAACGGATGGAAAACCCCTCAGATTAAATCTTGTTTTGAACCGATTGTAATGGCGCAAAAAGAACCGGATGGGACATTTTTGAAGAATTTCAGAAAATTTAATGTCGGGTTATTAAATACTAATGTAAAAATAGGTCGGGATATGTTTCCGTCTAATGTAGTTTCAACAAATAAGATAAATGAAGTGGTTGACAAATGTTTTTTGATTTCGAAGCCGGATAAAAAAGAAAAAGGGGATTTTAATTTACATAGAACTGTGAAGCCGTTAAGTCTCTGTGAATATATAATAAACCTGACAACCTATTCAAATGAAGCGGTTGTTCTTGACCCCTTTGCCGGCAGCGGGACTACACTGGTGGCGGCTAAAAAATTGGGGAGAAAATTTATCGGCATTGATATAAACAAGGAATATATTGAAATAGCTAAAAGAAGGATTAAATCATCGGAAGTAGATTTTGTCCAATATGATGCCGTAGGCGCGGAAAAACAATTGAGAATTCTTGAGAAGAAAGTAAAATATAAAAAACTAAATAAGTGTAAAATAGCAAAAATGGTTTAA
- the alaS gene encoding alanine--tRNA ligase → MKANEIRKTFLEYFKKNGHTIVPSSSLVPKGDPTLLFTNAGMVQFKGVFLGEEKRDYKRAVSVQKCMRAGGKHNDLENVGRTTRHHTFFEMLGNFSFGDYFKEEAIAYAWEFITKEIGFNPKDLWVTVFQEDNEAAGIWGKNTGISKERIVRMGEKDNFWAMGDVGPCGPCSEIIIDQGKDIGCGRPACAVGCDCDRFLEIWNLVFMQHNKDSKGKLSPLPKPSIDTGMGLERLAAIIQGKKSNYESDLFAPIINFIKEVSGKSYGELETNDTSIKAIADHSRAVTFLITDGILPGNEGRGYVLRRILRRASRHGKLLGINEPFLYKVCGKVIESLGAAYPEIIAARDSIIKATEGEESRFLETLERGLNILDEEIKTLKQKNKRVIPGNAAFKLYDTYGFPLDLTSDIIRTQGFTVDEEGFNTEMEEQRFKARGAWKGSGELKTHEIYGKLVNSGIKTNFAGYHTDVTSSKILCLIKDGTIVDKASQGDNIEVITEQTPFYGESGGQVGDIGSITGKGFELTVVDTKKPLPDLIAHHSTVKEGNVSTGSTVELIPDLNIRKATSRHHTAAHILHAALRNILGEHVRQAGSLVGPTRIRFDFSHFSAISEKELDKIEHMVNEKIMENLEVNTDTLSYKDAVAKGALAFFDEKYGDTVRMVNVEGFSRELCGGIHVKRTGDIGLVRILSDSSVAAGVRRIEAVAGTAALKAVEEERDVIKEAALILKTSPRDVPEKINRLILQHKTLEKEMENLKAKLKSGGALSILEQVKTIKGIKVVCSEVEAERPDDLRQLADILRVKINSGIVVLGSKTNGKAFILAAITKDLSGRFNAGSIIKELAPAIGGKGGGKPDMAQAGGDNPAGLKAAMEKIYSIVEKTQI, encoded by the coding sequence ATGAAGGCAAATGAAATAAGAAAAACTTTTCTGGAATATTTCAAAAAAAATGGGCATACCATAGTTCCGTCCTCGTCTCTTGTGCCAAAAGGGGATCCCACATTATTATTTACCAACGCTGGCATGGTTCAATTCAAGGGCGTATTCCTTGGCGAGGAAAAAAGGGATTATAAAAGGGCGGTCTCTGTCCAGAAATGCATGAGGGCAGGCGGCAAGCATAATGACCTGGAAAATGTGGGCAGAACTACAAGGCATCATACATTTTTTGAAATGTTAGGGAATTTTTCATTCGGGGATTATTTCAAAGAAGAGGCAATAGCTTATGCATGGGAGTTTATAACAAAAGAGATTGGTTTTAACCCAAAGGATCTCTGGGTTACTGTATTTCAGGAGGATAATGAGGCAGCAGGAATATGGGGAAAAAATACAGGCATATCAAAAGAGCGCATTGTCAGGATGGGAGAAAAGGACAACTTCTGGGCAATGGGAGATGTCGGGCCGTGCGGGCCGTGTTCAGAGATTATCATTGACCAGGGCAAGGATATTGGCTGCGGCAGGCCAGCCTGCGCTGTGGGGTGCGACTGCGACCGATTTCTTGAAATCTGGAATCTGGTGTTCATGCAGCATAATAAAGACTCAAAAGGAAAACTCTCACCGCTGCCAAAACCGAGCATTGATACCGGCATGGGGCTTGAAAGGCTCGCCGCAATAATACAAGGCAAAAAAAGCAACTACGAAAGCGACCTGTTTGCGCCTATTATTAATTTTATAAAAGAAGTTTCAGGAAAAAGCTATGGCGAACTGGAAACAAATGATACATCCATCAAGGCCATTGCGGATCACAGCCGCGCAGTGACATTTCTTATAACAGACGGTATCCTGCCGGGCAATGAAGGAAGAGGTTATGTCTTAAGGAGGATTTTAAGAAGGGCGTCCAGACATGGAAAACTCCTTGGCATAAATGAGCCGTTCTTATACAAGGTATGCGGCAAGGTAATAGAGAGTCTGGGGGCGGCATATCCTGAAATAATTGCAGCCAGAGACTCTATTATAAAGGCAACTGAAGGCGAAGAATCCCGCTTTCTTGAAACACTTGAAAGGGGATTAAATATATTAGATGAGGAAATAAAGACACTAAAACAAAAGAATAAAAGGGTAATCCCCGGTAATGCTGCGTTTAAACTCTACGACACATACGGATTTCCTCTTGATTTGACTTCTGACATAATCAGGACGCAGGGCTTTACAGTGGATGAGGAGGGCTTTAACACGGAAATGGAAGAACAACGGTTTAAGGCAAGAGGGGCATGGAAAGGCTCGGGTGAGCTAAAGACACATGAGATTTACGGCAAACTCGTAAACTCCGGCATCAAAACCAATTTCGCCGGATACCATACGGATGTAACATCGTCAAAAATTCTCTGTCTTATAAAGGATGGAACTATTGTTGACAAGGCCTCTCAGGGAGACAATATAGAAGTCATAACAGAGCAAACTCCGTTTTACGGCGAATCAGGCGGACAGGTTGGCGATATAGGCTCTATTACCGGAAAAGGCTTTGAACTGACTGTGGTTGATACAAAAAAACCTTTGCCGGATTTAATTGCCCATCACTCTACAGTAAAAGAAGGCAATGTTTCAACCGGCTCTACCGTTGAGTTAATCCCTGATTTAAATATAAGAAAGGCAACAAGCCGGCATCACACAGCCGCACACATTCTCCATGCTGCCCTTCGCAATATCCTTGGCGAGCATGTGCGGCAGGCAGGCTCTCTTGTGGGTCCAACACGGATCAGGTTTGATTTCAGCCATTTTTCTGCCATATCTGAAAAAGAACTTGATAAGATAGAACATATGGTAAATGAAAAGATAATGGAAAATCTTGAGGTGAATACAGATACCCTTTCATACAAAGATGCGGTAGCCAAAGGCGCTCTGGCCTTTTTCGATGAAAAATACGGAGATACCGTGAGAATGGTAAACGTGGAAGGATTCAGCAGGGAGCTCTGCGGCGGCATCCATGTTAAAAGAACAGGTGATATCGGGTTGGTCAGGATATTAAGCGATTCCTCTGTTGCGGCAGGGGTAAGAAGGATAGAGGCCGTGGCAGGAACAGCAGCGCTGAAGGCTGTGGAAGAAGAAAGAGATGTGATTAAAGAAGCAGCCTTAATATTAAAGACCTCGCCAAGGGATGTGCCTGAAAAGATAAATAGACTCATTTTGCAGCACAAGACCCTGGAAAAAGAGATGGAAAACCTCAAGGCAAAGCTTAAAAGCGGCGGCGCACTTTCTATCCTTGAACAGGTAAAAACAATAAAGGGGATAAAGGTGGTTTGTTCTGAAGTGGAAGCCGAAAGACCGGATGACTTGCGACAGCTGGCGGATATATTGCGCGTAAAAATAAATTCAGGCATTGTCGTCTTGGGCAGCAAGACAAACGGCAAGGCATTTATACTTGCGGCGATAACAAAGGATTTATCCGGCAGATTCAATGCCGGCAGCATTATCAAGGAACTTGCGCCTGCCATCGGCGGGAAAGGCGGCGGCAAACCTGATATGGCGCAAGCAGGCGGAGACAATCCAGCAGGATTAAAGGCTGCAATGGAAAAGATATATTCAATAGTTGAAAAGACTCAAATCTAA
- the recA gene encoding recombinase RecA → MTSTDKERAIDLAIGQIEKQFGKGSIMRLGKEGAVAADIPAISTGSPAIDIALGIGGVPRGRVVEIFGPESSGKTTLTLHIIAEAQKKGGTAAFIDAEHALDTGYAKKLGVKVDELLLSQPDTGEQALEIAEVLIRSGAVDVLVIDSVAALVPRAELEGEMGDSHMGLQARLMSQALRKLTATISKSKTCMIFINQIRHKIGIMFGNPETTTGGNALKFYASVRMDIRRIGAIKQGEDVIGNRTRVKVVKNKLAPPFKEAELDILYNEGISKEGDLIDLGVQAAIVEKSGAWYSYNGERIGQGREAARLYLKEHGDAASAIEEGLFQHFSIKPDKKEIPPIKAEEKTKLSNMARGRKEG, encoded by the coding sequence ATGACATCAACAGATAAGGAAAGGGCAATTGACCTGGCAATAGGCCAGATTGAAAAACAATTTGGCAAAGGCTCTATTATGCGGCTTGGCAAAGAGGGCGCTGTAGCAGCCGATATACCTGCAATCTCCACAGGCTCGCCTGCAATTGACATAGCCCTCGGCATCGGCGGCGTTCCAAGAGGCAGGGTAGTAGAGATATTCGGCCCGGAATCTTCCGGGAAAACCACCCTCACACTGCACATTATAGCCGAGGCGCAAAAAAAGGGGGGAACCGCCGCATTCATAGACGCGGAACATGCGCTGGATACGGGATACGCAAAAAAACTCGGCGTAAAGGTTGACGAACTTCTCTTATCACAGCCAGATACAGGCGAACAAGCATTAGAGATTGCGGAGGTTCTCATAAGGAGCGGCGCAGTAGATGTTCTGGTTATAGACTCTGTGGCAGCCCTTGTGCCGCGGGCTGAACTTGAAGGTGAAATGGGGGACTCTCATATGGGGCTTCAGGCAAGGCTTATGAGCCAGGCGCTCAGAAAACTTACAGCAACCATAAGTAAGTCAAAAACCTGCATGATATTTATAAATCAGATAAGACATAAGATAGGCATTATGTTTGGGAATCCTGAAACTACCACAGGCGGCAATGCATTAAAATTCTATGCGTCTGTAAGAATGGATATAAGGAGGATAGGGGCTATTAAACAAGGGGAAGATGTTATCGGAAACAGGACAAGGGTAAAGGTGGTAAAAAACAAACTGGCGCCGCCGTTTAAAGAGGCGGAACTGGATATCCTGTATAACGAGGGTATTTCAAAAGAAGGCGATCTGATTGACCTCGGTGTTCAGGCTGCTATTGTAGAAAAAAGCGGCGCATGGTATTCCTACAACGGTGAGAGGATAGGTCAGGGACGGGAGGCTGCCAGACTCTATCTTAAGGAACACGGCGATGCAGCCTCTGCCATAGAAGAGGGGCTATTTCAGCACTTCAGCATAAAGCCTGATAAGAAGGAAATTCCACCTATAAAGGCAGAGGAAAAGACAAAGCTTTCTAATATGGCACGGGGAAGAAAGGAGGGTTAA
- a CDS encoding GAF domain-containing protein, with protein MSDEKNIFSRAEEFMQLFKKGADFTQELLKENERLRFKVVQLEEENRLVKMSGAGGSDKLAAELNKKLQSLKDEMNKLMERHRAVEAENKDFANRYLEIEYENNNLANLYVASFQLHSTLDFKEVLQIILEIVINLIGAETFGVLLLDEKTNELTAVATEGVDREEIPLIKIGTGIIGNVAKSGENYFVDEIKPFGKFDPQLPIVCIPLKIKEHVIGVVAIYKLLQQKPKFTELDYELFTLLAGHAATAIFSSKLYSESERKLSTIQGFINLLTK; from the coding sequence ATGAGCGATGAAAAAAATATATTTTCGAGGGCAGAAGAGTTTATGCAGCTCTTTAAAAAAGGGGCTGATTTTACACAAGAGCTTTTGAAAGAGAACGAGCGCCTTAGATTTAAAGTAGTGCAGCTTGAGGAAGAAAACAGGCTTGTAAAGATGTCAGGCGCCGGCGGCAGTGATAAACTGGCAGCCGAGCTTAACAAAAAACTGCAATCCCTTAAAGATGAGATGAATAAGCTCATGGAACGTCACAGGGCTGTTGAGGCTGAAAACAAGGACTTTGCTAATAGGTACCTGGAGATAGAGTATGAGAATAATAATCTTGCCAACCTCTATGTTGCCAGTTTTCAACTGCACTCCACGTTAGATTTTAAAGAGGTTTTGCAGATTATTCTGGAGATTGTAATAAACCTTATTGGCGCTGAAACATTTGGGGTTCTTCTGTTGGATGAAAAAACCAATGAGCTTACCGCAGTGGCTACCGAGGGTGTTGACAGGGAAGAAATCCCTTTAATAAAGATCGGAACAGGCATCATCGGCAATGTTGCAAAGAGCGGGGAGAACTACTTTGTTGACGAGATAAAGCCGTTTGGCAAATTTGACCCCCAATTGCCTATTGTATGCATACCATTAAAGATAAAAGAGCATGTAATAGGCGTGGTAGCCATATATAAACTTTTACAGCAAAAGCCGAAGTTTACAGAGCTGGATTATGAGCTGTTTACTTTATTGGCCGGCCATGCTGCCACAGCTATATTTAGCTCAAAGCTCTATTCCGAGTCCGAGAGAAAACTTTCCACAATACAGGGATTTATCAATCTTCTTACTAAATAA